The following coding sequences are from one uncultured Desulfobacter sp. window:
- the recC gene encoding exodeoxyribonuclease V subunit gamma has protein sequence MLNLIKSNRMENLAQALCAVIGERSDNPMAAEFIGIQSRGMKQWLSQVIARHFGVCANMRFMFPRQMLEYIQEISCEAQITAFSEAGLLNREMMTWAVLDALMRKETHPARADQIVTGPETYLEHDDTGIKAMALSRRIAGVLDDYQVYRPDMLAAWARGETQAFEDPHALWQADLWRDLIKKGVSMPDQMRECGAALDAGTVNTTDLPRRISLFGISAMPPFFLELFNVLGRQIDVFLFLLTPTWQFFFDLPSPRQQERQALENKAVSELPEEGNPLLGALGQGSREIQGLLENFDYDEPIGDLFVDPLETDFSDPAAGDMLRVIQSDILNLVRRGKGRADEPLAVSVEDSSLAVHACHSPMREAQVLKDLLLDEFNRDSGFCPHDVVVMMPDIEAYAPFLEAVFSQDPALPFTVSDRRRRSESFTLSAFLNILDMKEGRLEKSRIMGLLSSPVIADKFGLTLGDQELVSALFDQAGILWGKDGAHRQKILGRHYEHNSWIFGLNRLMAGFALPEASTAIVNDVLPCDGFEGLEGEILGKCTHFIHSLFKALDLMDLPGTVQEWTTRFRTIISDMLAKDLGNDGDMAVLLNALDDMEKQAGQAGFDGRISFPAVRQALTAKLDVHISQGSFISGGITFCNLMPMRSIPFKIVCLMGMDAQSFPRTGSAPGFDLIRQNPRLGDKQDRQEDCELFLEALLCARLRLIITYTGMRISDNSPVPVASPVAELIDTVENSFVFPGRFQWQFTHPLHPFSPVYFSEVCGAGFFSYSKSHCRICTSQNDLNNGNDISDVRFMEPDGDNIPTQQAPDDIPVVTPADLVSFFRHPVKYYVTGTLGVIYPEPGEVPDEREPFRLSGLSLYQLGSLAVENHDNCELYPVVKAQGRLPFGKKGEQEWARINGLANPVKHMAQDEIPTEAPRSLELHIQTDRVAVTGRVADVYAHGRVVAGFGRLTPARMLTQWIMHLAYSCATEFSGTTVMVGQDPKYRKPCVKFEFSAVDDKSRAQALLVDLAGHYLDGTTRVFPFFTDLCYALVSDLSSRNYDLSPPSLARALNKCTGLWHNSFSSTGERFNRYTRLVFGQENPFADPEALEHSGVLDAGLAVYTPMLEHLIL, from the coding sequence ATGCTCAATCTGATCAAAAGCAACCGCATGGAAAATCTCGCCCAGGCCCTTTGTGCGGTCATTGGTGAGCGGTCGGACAACCCCATGGCCGCCGAATTCATCGGTATTCAGTCCAGGGGCATGAAACAATGGCTTTCCCAGGTGATCGCCCGGCATTTTGGCGTTTGCGCCAATATGCGGTTCATGTTTCCCCGGCAGATGCTGGAATATATCCAGGAGATCAGCTGTGAAGCGCAGATAACAGCTTTTTCCGAAGCGGGTCTGTTGAACCGGGAGATGATGACCTGGGCCGTTCTGGATGCACTGATGCGCAAAGAAACGCATCCGGCCCGGGCCGACCAAATTGTTACAGGGCCTGAAACCTACCTTGAGCATGACGACACCGGCATCAAGGCCATGGCGTTGAGCCGCAGGATTGCAGGCGTTCTGGACGATTACCAGGTCTATCGTCCGGACATGCTGGCGGCGTGGGCCAGGGGGGAAACCCAGGCGTTTGAAGATCCCCATGCCCTGTGGCAGGCTGATTTGTGGCGGGATTTAATCAAAAAAGGCGTCTCCATGCCCGACCAGATGCGCGAATGTGGGGCAGCCCTGGACGCCGGCACCGTCAATACAACGGATTTACCCCGGCGCATATCCCTTTTCGGAATCTCTGCCATGCCGCCGTTTTTTCTAGAGCTTTTCAATGTTTTGGGGCGTCAAATTGATGTCTTTTTGTTTTTGCTCACGCCCACCTGGCAGTTCTTTTTTGATCTGCCGTCGCCCCGGCAGCAGGAACGTCAGGCGTTGGAAAACAAGGCCGTGTCCGAACTGCCCGAAGAGGGCAATCCCCTGTTGGGCGCCCTGGGCCAGGGCAGCCGGGAGATCCAGGGGCTTTTGGAAAATTTTGATTATGACGAGCCCATTGGCGATCTGTTTGTGGACCCCCTTGAAACGGATTTTTCCGACCCGGCCGCCGGTGACATGCTCAGGGTGATCCAGTCCGATATTCTGAATCTTGTCCGGCGGGGCAAGGGCAGGGCCGATGAACCCCTGGCCGTATCTGTTGAGGACAGTTCCCTGGCCGTTCACGCCTGTCATTCGCCCATGCGCGAAGCCCAGGTGCTCAAAGATCTCCTCCTGGATGAATTCAACCGTGACTCCGGGTTTTGCCCCCATGATGTGGTGGTGATGATGCCCGATATTGAGGCCTATGCCCCCTTCCTGGAGGCGGTGTTCTCCCAGGACCCGGCACTGCCCTTTACGGTGTCCGACCGCCGCCGTCGTTCGGAATCGTTTACCCTTTCAGCCTTTTTAAATATTCTGGACATGAAAGAGGGTCGTCTCGAAAAGTCCAGGATCATGGGGCTTTTATCTTCGCCTGTGATTGCCGATAAATTCGGCCTGACCCTGGGAGATCAGGAGCTTGTCTCCGCCCTCTTTGATCAGGCCGGGATCTTGTGGGGCAAAGACGGTGCCCACCGCCAAAAGATTCTGGGCCGCCACTATGAACATAACTCCTGGATCTTTGGCCTGAACCGGCTCATGGCAGGGTTTGCCCTGCCCGAAGCAAGCACTGCCATTGTCAATGATGTGCTCCCCTGTGACGGGTTTGAAGGGCTTGAAGGTGAAATTTTAGGAAAATGCACCCATTTTATCCACTCGTTGTTCAAGGCGTTGGACCTGATGGATCTTCCTGGTACGGTCCAGGAATGGACCACCCGGTTCCGGACCATTATTTCGGATATGCTGGCCAAGGATCTCGGCAATGACGGCGATATGGCGGTGCTGCTCAATGCGTTGGATGATATGGAAAAACAGGCCGGGCAGGCCGGATTTGACGGCCGGATCTCTTTTCCTGCCGTTCGCCAGGCCCTGACCGCCAAGCTTGATGTGCATATTTCCCAGGGTAGTTTTATCTCCGGGGGGATCACCTTTTGTAACCTGATGCCCATGCGCAGCATTCCGTTCAAGATCGTCTGCCTGATGGGCATGGATGCCCAGAGTTTTCCCAGAACCGGCAGTGCTCCCGGATTCGATTTGATTCGCCAGAACCCCAGACTCGGGGACAAACAGGACCGCCAGGAGGATTGTGAGCTATTTCTGGAAGCGTTGCTGTGTGCACGGCTCAGGCTTATCATTACCTATACCGGCATGCGCATCAGTGACAATTCGCCGGTGCCTGTTGCCTCGCCTGTGGCGGAACTGATTGACACCGTTGAAAACAGTTTTGTTTTTCCCGGGCGTTTCCAATGGCAGTTTACCCACCCGCTCCACCCGTTCAGTCCCGTCTATTTTTCAGAGGTCTGTGGTGCCGGATTTTTTTCCTATTCCAAGTCCCATTGCCGGATTTGCACCAGCCAAAATGACCTGAATAACGGGAACGACATATCTGATGTACGCTTCATGGAGCCGGACGGTGACAATATCCCAACACAACAAGCGCCTGACGATATCCCTGTGGTAACACCGGCAGATCTCGTTTCGTTTTTCAGGCATCCTGTCAAATACTATGTGACCGGAACCCTGGGTGTGATCTATCCGGAGCCCGGAGAGGTGCCCGATGAACGAGAACCGTTCAGGCTGTCCGGGCTCTCCCTTTACCAGCTGGGTTCCCTGGCCGTGGAAAACCATGACAATTGTGAGCTTTATCCTGTGGTGAAAGCCCAGGGCCGATTGCCGTTTGGGAAAAAAGGGGAACAGGAGTGGGCCCGGATCAATGGCCTGGCAAATCCTGTGAAGCATATGGCCCAGGATGAAATACCCACCGAAGCACCACGCTCACTGGAATTGCATATACAGACGGATAGGGTTGCTGTCACAGGCCGGGTGGCCGATGTGTATGCGCATGGCCGGGTCGTAGCAGGCTTTGGCAGACTGACCCCCGCCCGGATGTTGACCCAGTGGATTATGCACCTGGCGTATTCGTGTGCTACAGAATTTTCCGGCACCACCGTGATGGTGGGCCAGGACCCCAAGTACCGCAAGCCCTGTGTGAAGTTTGAATTCAGTGCGGTAGACGACAAATCACGGGCCCAGGCACTGCTCGTGGATCTGGCTGGACATTACCTGGATGGAACGACAAGGGTGTTTCCTTTTTTTACGGATCTTTGTTATGCGCTGGTTTCGGATCTCTCCTCCCGGAATTATGATCTGTCACCGCCGTCCCTGGCCAGGGCCTTAAATAAATGTACCGGTTTGTGGCACAACAGCTTTAGTTCAACCGGGGAGCGTTTTAACCGCTACACAAGGCTTGTTTTTGGCCAGGAGAACCCCTTTGCCGATCCCGAGGCCCTTGAACATTCCGGGGTGCTGGATGCAGGCCTTGCCGTTTATACGCCCATGCTGGAGCATTTAATATTATGA